Proteins encoded together in one Nyctibius grandis isolate bNycGra1 chromosome 1, bNycGra1.pri, whole genome shotgun sequence window:
- the COA6 gene encoding cytochrome c oxidase assembly factor 6 homolog, producing MSAPTQEERKACWGARDEFWQCLDSHADDASKCAELRQCFEARCPQQWVKYFDKRRDFLKYKRKLETEGYHPPETAGKS from the exons ATGTCGGCGCCGAcacaggaggagaggaaggcgTGCTGGGGCGCCCGGGACGAGTTCTGGCAGTGCCTGGACAGCCACGCGGACGATGCCTCCAAGTGCGCGGAGCTGCGGCAGTGCTTCGAGGCGCGGTGCCCGCAGCAGTGG gttaaatattttgacaaaagaagagactttttaaaatacaaaagaaagctTGAAACAGAAGGGTATCATCCTCCAGAAACTGCTGGAAAGTCTTAG